The DNA sequence ATCCTCGGGCGCTGAAAACGCGCGCCCTGCGGGGCGGTTCACCGTTGTGCTATGATCCACAGAGACGAATCGACTCGAGGTGGGAGCGATGACACCCAAGACTGAGCGCGCCGAGGCGACCCGCCAGGGCGAACTGCTCGAGCGGGCCGGACGGTATCTGGCCGGGGGCGGGCTCGGCTTGTTTGTACTGCCGCCCGAGGTGAACCTGGTCATCGCCGAGGGACGCGGGAGTCATGTGACCAACGTCGATGGCGCCGACTTCATCGACTATCACCTGGGATCCGGGCCGGCGCTGCTCGGGCACGCACACCCCGAGGTCGCCGCCGCCGTGCAGCGCCAGGTCGCGAAGGGGTCGACCTACTATTTCCTCAACGAGCCTGTCATCCGGCTGGCGGAGCGCATGGTGGAGGCGATCCCGTGCGCCGATCAGGTGCACTTCACAGGGTCCGGGACCGAGGCGACGTTCTTCGCGATGCGCCTGGCCAGGGGGGCGACGGGCCGGTCCAAGGTGCTGAAGTTCGAGGGCGGCTGGCACGGCATGCACGACTACGCCCTCTGGGGGACGGTCCCGAAGTCTCCGAGCCCCTACCCGAACGCGGAGCCCGACTCCATCGGGATTCCCGAGGTCCTGCGCGGCCAGGTGCTCGTAGCGCCTTTCAACGACGCCCATCGGGCGGTCCAGATCATCGACCAGCACGCGAACGAGCTGGCGGCCGTCATCGTAGAGCCGCTGCAGCGGGTGCTGCTCCCCGTCCCGGGGTTTCTCGAGGCGGTGCGCGACGCGACCGCCCGCCACGGGATCGTGCTGATCTTCGACGAGATCGTGACGGGGTTTCGGATCGCCTGGGGCGGCGCTCAGGAGAAGTACGGCGTGGTCCCCGACCTCGCCACTTACGGCAAGGCGATGTCCGGCGGATTCCCGATGGCCGCAATCGCCGGACGCAGCGATGTCATGAAGTTCCTCGACGCGCGCCGGACCGAGCGCAGGCAGCTCGTATGGGCGAGCGGCACGCTGAACGGGAACCCCGTCAGCGCGACCGCCGGGCTGGCGGCGCTGGACGTGCTCGGCCGGCCGGGATCGTATGAGCATTTCCACAAGATCGGCGGCCGGCTGCGTCGGGAGATCGAGGCGCTCGGTGCGCACCACGGTGT is a window from the bacterium genome containing:
- a CDS encoding aminotransferase class III-fold pyridoxal phosphate-dependent enzyme, which gives rise to MTPKTERAEATRQGELLERAGRYLAGGGLGLFVLPPEVNLVIAEGRGSHVTNVDGADFIDYHLGSGPALLGHAHPEVAAAVQRQVAKGSTYYFLNEPVIRLAERMVEAIPCADQVHFTGSGTEATFFAMRLARGATGRSKVLKFEGGWHGMHDYALWGTVPKSPSPYPNAEPDSIGIPEVLRGQVLVAPFNDAHRAVQIIDQHANELAAVIVEPLQRVLLPVPGFLEAVRDATARHGIVLIFDEIVTGFRIAWGGAQEKYGVVPDLATYGKAMSGGFPMAAIAGRSDVMKFLDARRTERRQLVWASGTLNGNPVSATAGLAALDVLGRPGSYEHFHKIGGRLRREIEALGAHHGVAVQTPGEDAVFGVRFTSRKPLRNWEDLLTSDTQLNLRWSIELLKRGILVNPNEKFYLSLAHTDADVDRTLDACDQAFAAIKP